A window of the Polaribacter batillariae genome harbors these coding sequences:
- the hisIE gene encoding bifunctional phosphoribosyl-AMP cyclohydrolase/phosphoribosyl-ATP diphosphatase HisIE, whose protein sequence is MNIDFNKNNDGLVPAIIQDATTKNVLMLGYMNEEAFKKTQETKLVTFFSRTKNRLWTKGEESGNVLNLVDIKLDCDNDTLLIQVNPNGPTCHKGSDTCWSEKNNSHYGFFSTLEKVITERITNKDTKKSYVASLFAKGINKVAQKVGEEAVETVIEAMDNNDELFLYESADLLFHYLMLLQAKGFTLKDIEAELIKRQQK, encoded by the coding sequence ATGAACATAGATTTTAATAAAAATAACGATGGTTTAGTGCCAGCAATCATTCAAGATGCAACCACAAAAAATGTACTAATGTTAGGGTATATGAATGAGGAAGCTTTTAAAAAAACCCAAGAAACGAAATTAGTTACTTTTTTTAGTAGAACTAAAAATCGTTTATGGACTAAAGGCGAAGAAAGTGGAAATGTTTTGAATTTAGTGGACATAAAATTAGATTGCGATAACGATACATTGTTAATTCAAGTAAATCCTAATGGTCCTACTTGCCACAAAGGCTCAGATACTTGTTGGAGCGAAAAAAATAATTCTCACTATGGATTTTTTTCAACCTTAGAAAAGGTAATTACAGAAAGAATTACGAACAAAGACACGAAGAAATCGTACGTGGCCAGTTTATTTGCAAAAGGAATTAATAAAGTTGCACAAAAAGTAGGCGAAGAAGCTGTAGAAACAGTTATTGAAGCTATGGATAATAACGACGAGTTGTTCTTATATGAGTCTGCAGATTTGTTATTTCATTATTTAATGTTGCTTCAAGCAAAAGGTTTTACCTTAAAAGATATTGAGGCAGAATTGATAAAAAGACAACAAAAATAG
- a CDS encoding CsbD family protein — protein MNSDTNEGKWKQIKGEFKEEYGRITNNESTEAEGSFEKLVGKIQEKYGESRDKIEKEIKSW, from the coding sequence ATGAATTCAGATACAAACGAAGGAAAGTGGAAACAAATCAAAGGAGAATTTAAAGAAGAATATGGTAGAATTACCAATAACGAATCGACTGAAGCAGAAGGATCTTTTGAAAAATTAGTTGGAAAAATTCAAGAAAAGTACGGAGAAAGTCGTGATAAAATTGAAAAGGAAATAAAAAGTTGGTAA
- a CDS encoding IS256 family transposase: protein MKPEDLLNEEFLKQFKTGSELTSFIEQLHKRGVEKILEGELDAHLDYDKHQKSNNPNSRNGYGTKTIKTHLGETKIKVPRDRDATFNPMLIKKRESTADGVENLIISLYAKGMSTTDIEEQIRELYDYNISSSAISRITDKITADIIAWKNRPLEATYLIVWMDGIVFKVRENSKVINKTIYIAVGLRVDGKKEVLGLWLGKNESSSFWMSVLTDIKARGTQDILITATDNLNGFTDTIKTIFPNSVTQICVVHQIRNSCKYVVWKDKKAFTRDMKQIYTAPTKEAAKAALEDFKNKWNSKYSYAIKSWENNWDELTVFFDFPLEIRTIIYTTNLIENLNGKIRKYTKNKLSYPTDDAVIKSVFLALRESTKKWTLPIRNWGIILNQFLAIFENRIKL, encoded by the coding sequence ATGAAACCAGAAGATTTATTAAACGAAGAATTTTTAAAACAATTTAAAACAGGTTCAGAACTAACCAGTTTTATAGAACAACTGCACAAACGTGGTGTAGAAAAGATTTTAGAAGGCGAATTAGATGCGCATTTAGATTACGATAAGCATCAAAAAAGCAACAATCCTAATTCACGAAATGGCTATGGAACCAAAACAATAAAGACGCATTTAGGAGAAACTAAAATAAAAGTTCCAAGAGATCGCGATGCTACTTTCAATCCAATGCTTATTAAAAAGCGAGAAAGTACTGCAGATGGAGTTGAAAACCTGATTATTTCTTTATATGCCAAAGGAATGAGTACTACAGATATCGAAGAACAAATACGAGAATTGTATGATTATAACATCTCTAGTTCAGCCATTTCTAGAATCACAGATAAAATTACAGCTGACATTATTGCTTGGAAAAATAGACCTTTAGAAGCTACTTATCTGATTGTATGGATGGATGGCATCGTTTTTAAGGTTCGTGAAAACTCCAAAGTCATCAATAAAACAATTTACATTGCTGTTGGTCTTAGAGTAGATGGTAAAAAAGAAGTTTTAGGACTTTGGTTAGGAAAAAACGAATCTTCCTCTTTTTGGATGAGCGTTTTAACCGACATAAAAGCCAGAGGAACACAAGACATTTTAATTACAGCAACTGATAATTTAAACGGATTTACAGACACCATTAAAACTATTTTTCCCAATTCAGTAACACAAATATGTGTGGTTCATCAAATCAGAAACTCTTGTAAATATGTAGTCTGGAAAGATAAAAAAGCCTTTACAAGAGATATGAAGCAAATCTATACAGCTCCTACAAAAGAAGCAGCAAAAGCAGCCTTAGAAGACTTTAAAAATAAATGGAACTCTAAATATTCTTATGCCATTAAATCATGGGAAAACAATTGGGATGAACTCACTGTTTTCTTCGATTTCCCATTAGAAATCAGAACCATTATTTATACCACAAATTTGATAGAAAACTTAAATGGGAAAATTAGAAAATACACTAAAAACAAACTCTCATATCCAACAGATGATGCTGTAATTAAATCCGTATTTTTAGCTTTGAGAGAATCAACAAAAAAATGGACATTGCCTATTAGAAATTGGGGTATCATTCTTAACCAATTTTTGGCTATATTTGAAAACAGGATTAAACTATGA
- a CDS encoding HisA/HisF-related TIM barrel protein produces the protein MRIIPAIDIIEGKCVRLTKGDYDTKKIYNENPLEVAKEFEAAGIEYLHVVDLDGAKASEIINYKVLEQIALKTNLKIDFGGGLKSDKDVEIAFNSGANQITGGSIAVKNPTVFESWITKYGSKKIILGADFYPDNSGGKIATNGWQEESALELIPFIANYQQKGIEYVICTDISKDGMLQGPSFNVYKQILKETVISSKFEKSEVEKSKNLSTALKETNPLKLIASGGISTFDELPKLAENGCEGVIIGKAIYENKISLKQLEKFIINY, from the coding sequence ATGCGAATTATCCCAGCAATAGACATTATCGAAGGCAAATGTGTTCGTTTAACAAAGGGCGATTACGATACCAAAAAAATATACAACGAGAATCCGTTAGAAGTTGCCAAAGAATTTGAAGCTGCAGGCATCGAATATTTACATGTAGTAGATTTAGATGGAGCAAAAGCAAGTGAAATTATCAATTATAAAGTTTTAGAACAAATTGCATTAAAAACAAACTTAAAAATTGATTTTGGTGGTGGTTTAAAGTCTGATAAAGATGTAGAAATCGCTTTTAATTCTGGAGCAAATCAAATTACTGGTGGAAGCATTGCCGTAAAAAATCCAACAGTTTTTGAAAGTTGGATTACAAAATACGGTTCTAAAAAAATTATTTTAGGTGCCGATTTTTATCCAGACAACTCAGGAGGAAAAATAGCAACCAATGGTTGGCAAGAAGAAAGCGCTTTAGAATTAATTCCTTTTATTGCAAATTATCAGCAAAAAGGAATAGAATATGTAATTTGTACCGATATTTCTAAAGACGGTATGTTACAAGGGCCAAGTTTTAATGTTTATAAACAAATTTTAAAAGAGACTGTTATTTCGAGCAAATTCGAGAAATCTGAAGTCGAGAAATCTAAAAATCTTTCGACTGCGCTTAAGGAAACAAATCCATTAAAACTAATCGCTTCTGGAGGAATTTCAACATTCGACGAATTGCCAAAATTAGCAGAAAATGGTTGCGAAGGTGTAATTATTGGAAAGGCGATTTACGAGAATAAAATTAGTTTAAAACAATTAGAAAAATTTATAATAAATTACTAA
- the hisF gene encoding imidazole glycerol phosphate synthase subunit HisF yields the protein MLTKRIIPCLDIKNGRTVKGVNFVNLIDAGDPVVLAKQYAQLGADELVFLDISATLEGRKTMREMVLKVAEQVNIPFTVGGGISSVEDVDLLLQCGADKVSINSSAIKRPNLINELADKFGSQCVVVAIDAKQINGEWFVHLAGGTIPTEINLFDWAKEVEKRGAGEILFTSMNNDGTKAGFANEALAKLSTELNIPIVASGGAGNVQHFIDTFVEGKADAALAASVFHFGEIPILDLKQELKDNNIPVRI from the coding sequence ATGCTAACAAAAAGAATAATACCTTGTTTAGATATTAAAAACGGAAGAACCGTAAAAGGTGTTAATTTCGTAAACCTAATTGATGCTGGAGACCCTGTAGTTTTGGCAAAGCAATATGCTCAATTAGGCGCAGATGAACTGGTTTTTTTAGATATTTCTGCTACTTTAGAAGGCAGAAAAACCATGAGAGAAATGGTTTTAAAAGTTGCAGAACAAGTAAATATTCCGTTTACAGTGGGAGGTGGTATTTCTTCGGTAGAAGATGTAGATTTATTGCTACAATGTGGTGCAGATAAGGTTTCTATCAATTCATCTGCAATTAAAAGACCTAATTTGATAAACGAACTGGCAGATAAATTTGGTAGCCAATGTGTGGTAGTTGCTATAGATGCAAAGCAAATTAATGGAGAATGGTTTGTACATTTGGCTGGAGGCACCATACCCACAGAAATTAATTTATTTGACTGGGCAAAAGAGGTAGAAAAACGTGGCGCAGGAGAAATTTTGTTTACTTCTATGAATAACGACGGAACAAAAGCAGGTTTTGCAAATGAAGCTTTGGCTAAATTATCAACCGAATTAAACATACCAATTGTTGCTTCTGGTGGCGCAGGTAATGTGCAACATTTTATTGATACATTTGTAGAAGGAAAAGCAGATGCAGCTTTGGCAGCAAGTGTTTTTCACTTCGGAGAAATTCCGATTTTAGATTTAAAGCAAGAATTAAAAGATAATAATATTCCTGTAAGAATATAA